TTCCGGCCCTGTTTATTGCGGCAATACCGGCACTTCAAGGTTTAAATATTATGCAGCTCAGTAGTCCACAAAGCGCCATACTATCGGCTGTCATCTTCAACGCAATTATTATCCCATTACTGATTCCTTTGGCATTAAAGGGAGTTGCATACAAACCTATAGGCGCAAGCGCATTGTTACGGAGAAACCTGCTCGTTTTTGGACTTGGTGGAGTGCTCGTTCCATTTATTGGTATCAAGGTCATAGACCTGCTGGTTTCGCTATTTATCTAATACATTTTTAATAATTAAAGCAAAGATGAAAACACATATATATCCAGCAATAAAGATTACAATAGTTTTATTGCTCCTGCTGTCAGTTGTATATCCGGCCCTTGTTTGGGCAATAGCTCAGATAGCACCTAATCACGGAAAAGGGGAAATGCTAGCGTACAACGGGCAAAAGTATTACAGAAATATTGGACAGGCCTTTACGCGTGATGATTACTTCTGGTCGCGTCCTTCAGCTGTTGGTTATAATGCAGCAGGATCGGGAGGAAGTAACAAAGGACCCTCTAATGAGGAATATCTTTCGGAAGTTAAGGCCCGTATTGATACGTTCTTAGTCCACAATCCCACTGTAAAACGCGAACAGGTACCGGTAGACATTGTTACAGCCAGTGGCAGTGGTTTGGATCCAGATATCTCGGTAGAGGCCGCAAAAATACAAATCGATCGTGTTGCGAAAGCAAGAGGTATATCGGTAAATAGCTTACAGTCTCTCGTTGATGCTCACGTTCAGACCCCTCTATGGAATATGTTTGGACCTCGCAAAATCAATGTCCTTGAACTAAATATTGCTTTGGACAAGATGGTTGAAAAATAAAATTGACCTGATGGGTCATTGATTTACACTTTACAAGAACGATATACATGAAAAAACTAGCGATGTTGGCCTGTTTACTCGCAGGAGCAACACAATTATTTGCACAGCAAGATACAACTCAAAATACCCAATTGTCTATCAGTGGTTACCTTGAAGCATATTACCTTCGGGACTTTAACAACCCAATTGGAAATACACGCCCAAGCTTTGTATATAGTCACAACAGAACAAATGAAGTAAACATAAACTTGGCACTTTTAAAAGCTGCGTACGAAACAACAAATACACGTGCAAATCTTGCTTTAGGTGTCGGTACATATATGAATGCGAACTACAGTGCGGAACCCGGTGTCTTAAAAAATATTTACGAAGCGAATGCCGGTGTTCGTATCTCGAAAAAACATAATCTATGGATCGATGCTGGCATATTTTCTTCCCATTTGGGCTTTGAAAGCGCTATAGGAAAGGATAATTGGACTGTAACAAGGAGTATTTTTGCTGATAATTCCCCTTATTTTGAAACCGGCGCAAAAATATCCTATACATCCGCATCAGGAAAACTATTTTTAAGCGGGCTTATTTTAAACGGATGGCAGCGGATTCAAGGGGTGGATGGTAGCAGTTTACCTGCATTCGGACATCAATTAGTCTATAAACCGACAGCTAAATGGACTATCAATAGTGGTTCTTTTATCGGCACTGATAAAGCGGATAGCGTCAGACAGATGCGCTATTTTCATAATCTATATGCCATTTATCAAATGAATGAAAAGCTGGGAATTACATTCGGATTTGATATTGGAGCGGAACAAAAAGCAAAAGGCAGCTCAACGTACAATGTATGGTACACGCCTGTGTTAATTGCACGATATGCGACGACCGAAAAATTTAGCTTAACAGCAAGAGGAGAATATTACAACGATAAGCATGGTGTAATCGTTTCGACTACGACAGATCAAGGTTTTCAAACGTTTGGCTATTCTTTAAATGCAGATTATGCCATTCTTCCCAATGTCGTTTGGCGCACGGAACTACGTAATCTCACCAATAAAGATGCTATTTTCCTTGATCGGACAAATAAGTTGGTGAAAAATAGTTTGACGGCTGTCACAGCACTTACAGTTAGTTTTTAAAACAATCGTTCCTGCCGTGTGTTGGATCGGCAGGAACTTTCTGAAATGAAAGGCAATAAAAATGGAAGAAAGGAAAAGCGCTGAACACTTTTTGGACCTTATCCGAAAATCGAGAAGAGGTCGCTTCAAACTTTATATCGGCATGAGTGCAGGCGTCGGAAAAACTTACCGCATGTTACAGGATGCCCATACACTTTTACAGGGCGGAATCGATGTGCGTATTGGCTATATTGAGACACATAATCGGAAGGAAACCCATCAATTGCTGGATGGTCTACCCGTTATAGCCCGACGCCATCTTTTTTATAAAGGCAAACAGTTAGAGGAACTGGATCTTTATGCTGTTTTGAATTCACATCCTGAGGTCGTCATTATCGATGAGCTGGCACATACCAATATTGAAGGTAGCAAAAATACCAAAAGGTGGCAGGATGTTATGGAGATTCTGGAAGCCGGGATTAATGTGATCAGCGCTGTAAATATCCAGCATATTGAGAGTTTAAACGAGGAGGTTAAAGCGATTACAGGGGTTGAAGTGCAAGAACGTGTCCCTGACAGTGTTATTGATTCCGCCGATGAAGTCGTTAACATTGACCTTACTGCAGAAGAACTTATCATCCGCCTAAAAGAGGGCAAGATCTATGACGCTTCAAAAATTCAGGCAGCGCTTCAAAACTTCTTTAAAAGCGAACATATCTTGCAATTGCGGGAAATGGCGTTGAAAGAAGTGGCTTCCCAGGTTCAACGTAAAGTGGAGATCGAAGTTCAACCTCAACGATGGGTACGAAAGGAGCGCTTCCTGGCTTGTATAAGTTCCAATGAAATAAAAGCAAAAAACGTGATCCGAAAAACAGCGCGCTTAGCAGGATATTACAATAGCAGTTGGTTTTTGCTGTATGTACAGTTGCCAAAAGAGCGTGGCGATCGGATAGCCTTAAATAAACAGCGGCACCTGATCAATAACTTTAAGCTGGCGACAGAACTTGGTGGTGAAATTATCAAAGTGGAAAGTCATAGTGTGGCAAAAGAGATTATCGCTTTGTGCGAGCTCCGCAAGATCACCACAGTTTGTATTGGTAAACCACGATTGTCTCTTTTAAGGATGTTACTTGCTAAGGATACATTTAGCAAATTGCTGACGCAACTGTCGACAGAAGACATCGACTTGATTATATTGTCATAATGATAAAGGTAAACTGTGAATAAGATGAAAATAAAAACGAAACTTACCTTTGGTGTAGGATCACTTTTTCTCATGATCTTTCTACTCGCCGCTTTAAGCGGCTGGTATGTAAACCGGTTAAAAAAGGATACCGCAAATATATTGACAGCAAATTACAATACGCTGCTGTATGCCAAGAATATGTTATTGGCTTTGGAGGAAATTCCTGTTGAAAAAACTGCTTTTAAGAACTTCGAGGTCAACCTTGACAAACAACGGAGAAATGTTACTGAAGTCGGAGAGCAACAAACAACGAACGCGATTGCTGAACATTTTTTAAAACTGAGATATAAGCCCTTAGACATCACTCTTATCTCGTCCATCAGAAAGGATATTGCTTTGTTAATGGAGCAAAATATGACGGCAATTTCTCGGAAGAGTATTGTTGCGGATCGCACCGCAGAACATGCAATTTTGGTCATTTCATTTGCTGGGGCACTCTGTTTTATTATTGCTTTTATATTGCTGGTCAATTTGCCATCCAATATAGCTGATCCCATAGCAAAATTGACAGCGAGTATTCGACAGATTGCAGGACAGAACTACAAAGAACGAATTCAGGTACAGAGCGGAGGTGAGTTTGCTGAACTCGTCGCTTCATTCAATTCCATGGCAGAGAAACTTGAAGAATACGCTGAAAGTAAACTTGAAAAAATTTTAAAGGAAAAAAGTCGAATCGAGTCTCTTGTGGATCATATGCATGATCCGGTGATAGGCTTCGACGAAGAGCGGCGTGTTATTTTTGTCAACGAGGAAGCGCTTCGCATCACCAATCTACATAAAGATCAACTTCTCGGAAGATCTGCTTTGGCGGTTTCAGATGAAAATGATCTTGCTAAAGATATTTTTAAAGACCTGTTCCTTCCTGTGGAGCAACGTGAAAAGAATGCTGTTAAAATTTATGCGGACGATAGAGAAAGCTATTTTGAGAAAGATGTTATCGATATCAATGTTTTACCGACAGGTGAACTGGAATCAAAGTTTATTGGGCAGGTGGTTATCCTAAAGAATATTACGCCATTTAAGGAACTTGATCTTGCAAAAACAAACTTTATCGGCACCGTTTCTCACGAGTTCAAAACACCTATTGCTGCAATTCAGATGGGGGTTCAATTGTTGGAAAATGAACAAATAGGCCATCTGAATACCGAACAGCTCACCTTGT
The genomic region above belongs to Sphingobacterium zeae and contains:
- a CDS encoding porin; the encoded protein is MKKLAMLACLLAGATQLFAQQDTTQNTQLSISGYLEAYYLRDFNNPIGNTRPSFVYSHNRTNEVNINLALLKAAYETTNTRANLALGVGTYMNANYSAEPGVLKNIYEANAGVRISKKHNLWIDAGIFSSHLGFESAIGKDNWTVTRSIFADNSPYFETGAKISYTSASGKLFLSGLILNGWQRIQGVDGSSLPAFGHQLVYKPTAKWTINSGSFIGTDKADSVRQMRYFHNLYAIYQMNEKLGITFGFDIGAEQKAKGSSTYNVWYTPVLIARYATTEKFSLTARGEYYNDKHGVIVSTTTDQGFQTFGYSLNADYAILPNVVWRTELRNLTNKDAIFLDRTNKLVKNSLTAVTALTVSF
- a CDS encoding HAMP domain-containing sensor histidine kinase, producing the protein MKIKTKLTFGVGSLFLMIFLLAALSGWYVNRLKKDTANILTANYNTLLYAKNMLLALEEIPVEKTAFKNFEVNLDKQRRNVTEVGEQQTTNAIAEHFLKLRYKPLDITLISSIRKDIALLMEQNMTAISRKSIVADRTAEHAILVISFAGALCFIIAFILLVNLPSNIADPIAKLTASIRQIAGQNYKERIQVQSGGEFAELVASFNSMAEKLEEYAESKLEKILKEKSRIESLVDHMHDPVIGFDEERRVIFVNEEALRITNLHKDQLLGRSALAVSDENDLAKDIFKDLFLPVEQREKNAVKIYADDRESYFEKDVIDINVLPTGELESKFIGQVVILKNITPFKELDLAKTNFIGTVSHEFKTPIAAIQMGVQLLENEQIGHLNTEQLTLLNGIKEDSNRLLQITGELLNMTQVESGSIQINLHTTEIQPIIEYAIMANQFAANQKKIHFVIEVDPKVKAIFADNEKTAWVLTNFLSNAIRYSHEDSVIRIGVENNELKTKFIVTDSGQGIEPKYLDKIFARYFRVPGSKKGGTGLGLSISKEFIEAQGGEIGVESDYGAGSSFYFSLRTAIPDN
- a CDS encoding K(+)-transporting ATPase subunit C, with the protein product MKTHIYPAIKITIVLLLLLSVVYPALVWAIAQIAPNHGKGEMLAYNGQKYYRNIGQAFTRDDYFWSRPSAVGYNAAGSGGSNKGPSNEEYLSEVKARIDTFLVHNPTVKREQVPVDIVTASGSGLDPDISVEAAKIQIDRVAKARGISVNSLQSLVDAHVQTPLWNMFGPRKINVLELNIALDKMVEK
- a CDS encoding histidine kinase, whose amino-acid sequence is MEERKSAEHFLDLIRKSRRGRFKLYIGMSAGVGKTYRMLQDAHTLLQGGIDVRIGYIETHNRKETHQLLDGLPVIARRHLFYKGKQLEELDLYAVLNSHPEVVIIDELAHTNIEGSKNTKRWQDVMEILEAGINVISAVNIQHIESLNEEVKAITGVEVQERVPDSVIDSADEVVNIDLTAEELIIRLKEGKIYDASKIQAALQNFFKSEHILQLREMALKEVASQVQRKVEIEVQPQRWVRKERFLACISSNEIKAKNVIRKTARLAGYYNSSWFLLYVQLPKERGDRIALNKQRHLINNFKLATELGGEIIKVESHSVAKEIIALCELRKITTVCIGKPRLSLLRMLLAKDTFSKLLTQLSTEDIDLIILS